In one Methylobacterium sp. SyP6R genomic region, the following are encoded:
- a CDS encoding lysozyme inhibitor LprI family protein gives MARMKPDLCAAGLALVLAAVPAAAVPAAAPADKPVSAAAAIRACTGKDLPEYRKGACLEEAVTTLRGRLGTLVERKLATIAAVATRAPSPGSLAGREDAENWRKAFLAAQGAWEEYARRHCDSLYDFDYHGGSAAGQLASSCKIRLLAARIDELRE, from the coding sequence ATGGCTCGGATGAAGCCCGACCTGTGCGCGGCGGGCCTCGCGCTCGTCCTCGCGGCCGTCCCTGCCGCGGCGGTTCCGGCGGCCGCCCCCGCGGACAAGCCGGTCTCCGCGGCGGCGGCGATCCGGGCCTGTACCGGCAAGGATCTGCCGGAATACCGGAAGGGCGCGTGCCTGGAGGAGGCCGTCACGACGCTGCGCGGGCGGCTCGGGACCCTGGTGGAGCGCAAGCTCGCCACGATCGCGGCGGTCGCCACACGGGCGCCGAGCCCCGGCAGCCTCGCCGGCCGCGAGGATGCGGAGAACTGGCGCAAGGCCTTTCTCGCCGCGCAAGGCGCCTGGGAGGAGTATGCCCGGCGCCACTGCGACAGTCTCTACGATTTCGACTATCATGGCGGCTCGGCGGCGGGACAGCTCGCCTCGTCGTGCAAGATCCGGCTCCTCGCGGCACGGATCGACGAGTTGCGGGAATGA
- a CDS encoding MucR family transcriptional regulator, whose translation MSDVNLEQQSEFVGLAADIVSSYVANNNLQAAELPALIASVHASLAALGQPAAPAVEEIRATPAQIRKSVTPDHLISFLDGKSYRSLKRHLTSQGLTPADYRQKFGLPHDYPMVAASYAAQRSALAKSLGLGQRRRDAAVPQEAAEAPPPALPEAPEEKPAPRRRARKAAAE comes from the coding sequence GTGTCGGACGTCAACCTGGAGCAGCAGTCTGAGTTCGTCGGCCTCGCGGCCGACATCGTCTCGTCCTATGTCGCGAACAACAATCTTCAGGCAGCGGAATTGCCGGCACTGATCGCGTCGGTGCACGCCTCGCTGGCGGCGCTCGGCCAGCCGGCAGCGCCGGCGGTCGAGGAGATAAGGGCGACCCCGGCGCAAATCCGCAAGTCGGTCACGCCCGACCACCTGATCAGTTTCCTGGACGGCAAGTCCTACCGCTCGCTCAAGCGCCATCTCACGTCGCAGGGCCTGACGCCGGCGGATTACCGGCAGAAATTCGGCCTGCCGCACGATTACCCGATGGTCGCGGCGAGCTACGCCGCCCAGCGCTCGGCCCTGGCCAAGAGCCTCGGCCTCGGGCAGCGCCGGCGGGACGCCGCAGTGCCGCAGGAAGCGGCCGAGGCGCCGCCCCCCGCCTTGCCCGAGGCCCCGGAGGAGAAGCCCGCCCCGCGCCGCCGCGCGCGCAAAGCCGCGGCCGAGTAG
- a CDS encoding WcbI family polysaccharide biosynthesis putative acetyltransferase, which yields MAGKSPSPRLPGARARRMSDRVTGSRVGPDSRASCRDRASPAASTQASFPTAGPSCYTLGSHTRISAVEMTEPRLASRGESDRNLAKLGYRFGTTFSGFSRHLKFLEAKNENCIFGNCQLAAVSHYIIIVCENCESIHASDNVRNGDFLGAEEIYKHLQSSDIIACQHLDETHGLLSTHQLRSNFPQKPIITAPYIFISGITIIGYAPMSPKFSYGEIYGHEEIAKILDRTESAAAVIAEIENGNDLGSVGRFHDCIDQLIVKEKSLDVTISGLMRESYQDEFLMITHNHPTKFIFANIIEQILKIIGTPHDDRRLQSLVKIDNQLTYTGGPYIPQDIHRLGIKFGFHIDWKEKISHLVDMMIRSRHGDDVAPSIFGGIRLPDAVSV from the coding sequence GGCCGGACTCGCGCGCCTCCTGTCGAGACCGCGCCTCTCCCGCTGCCTCGACACAGGCCTCGTTCCCTACCGCCGGACCGTCGTGCTACACGCTGGGTTCTCACACGAGGATATCCGCGGTGGAGATGACGGAACCTCGTCTGGCCTCCCGGGGCGAATCAGATCGAAATTTGGCGAAGCTCGGCTATCGGTTCGGCACGACATTCAGTGGTTTTTCCCGACATCTGAAATTTTTGGAGGCGAAGAATGAAAATTGCATTTTTGGGAATTGTCAGCTCGCCGCCGTATCACATTACATAATTATTGTTTGCGAAAATTGCGAATCGATCCATGCTAGCGACAACGTAAGAAATGGAGACTTTCTAGGAGCAGAAGAAATTTATAAACATCTGCAATCATCCGATATCATTGCTTGTCAGCATCTGGATGAGACGCATGGGCTGTTGTCGACACACCAGCTAAGATCAAATTTTCCGCAGAAACCAATCATTACCGCACCTTATATATTCATCTCCGGCATAACCATCATTGGTTACGCGCCGATGTCTCCCAAATTTTCATATGGAGAAATTTACGGGCACGAAGAAATTGCAAAAATTCTCGATCGAACCGAGAGCGCAGCGGCCGTCATCGCAGAAATCGAGAACGGAAACGATCTTGGAAGCGTCGGTCGATTTCACGACTGTATCGACCAGCTGATAGTGAAAGAAAAATCCCTCGACGTGACCATCTCCGGCCTGATGCGCGAGTCGTATCAGGACGAATTTCTTATGATAACGCACAATCACCCAACAAAATTTATATTTGCAAATATAATAGAGCAGATTTTAAAAATCATCGGCACTCCGCACGATGATCGCCGTCTCCAATCTTTGGTAAAAATCGATAATCAGCTGACATATACGGGAGGACCCTACATTCCTCAAGACATCCATCGCCTCGGTATCAAATTCGGGTTTCATATAGACTGGAAAGAGAAGATTTCCCACCTCGTCGACATGATGATTCGCTCCCGTCATGGAGACGATGTTGCACCTTCCATCTTCGGAGGGATCCGTCTCCCGGATGCCGTCTCCGTCTAG